The following coding sequences lie in one Trichoderma breve strain T069 chromosome 1, whole genome shotgun sequence genomic window:
- a CDS encoding ATP synthase subunit H domain-containing protein, with amino-acid sequence MAQGYSILIGLVVIVALSAAAWFLSPKGENQVLWRSSLILAIVSCYLMWLITFLAQLHPLIAPRRSDLREEFLGHSN; translated from the exons ATGGCTCAGGG ATATTCCATTCTCATCGGCCTCGTGGTCATCGTTGCGTTGAGCGCGGCGGCCTGGTTTTTGTCCCCCAAAGGCGAGAATCAAGT CTTATGGCGGTCGTCCCTGATTCTGGCCATCGTCAGCTGCTATCTCATGTGGCTAATCACTTTCCTCGCACAACTCCATCCACTGATTGCACCAAGACGAAGCGATTTGCGAGAGGAATTCCTGGGACATAGTAACTAG